AGCTCCATCGACTCGACGACCGACAGCGGGTTCAGCACCTTGCGCAGCACCCAGACACGGCGCAGCTCGTCCTCAGGCATCAGGAGCTCCTCCTTGCGGGTACCCGACTTGTTGATGTCGAGCGCCGGAAAGGTCCGCTTGTCGACGAGCTTGCGATCGAGATGGATCTCGCAGTTGCCGGTACCCTTGAACTCCTCGAAGATCACGTCGTCCATGCGGCTGCCGGTGTCGACGAGCGCGGTCGCGATGATGGTGAGCGATCCGCCCTCTTCGATGTTCCGCGCCGCGCCGAAGAAGCGCTTCGGACGATGCAGGGCGTTGGCGTCGATTCCGCCGGAGAGGACCTTGCCCGACGGCGGCTGCACCGTGTTGTAGGCGCGCGCCAGACGGGTGATCGAGTCGAGCAGGATGACGACGTCCTTCTTGTGCTCCACCAGGCGCTTCGCCTTCTCGATCACCATCTCGGCGACCTGCACGTGGCGGGTGGCCGGCTCGTCGAAGGTCGAGGAGATGACCTCGCCCTGCACCGAGCGCTGCATGTCGGTGACCTCTTCCGGGCGCTCGTCGATGAGCAGCACGATCAGCGCGACTTCCGGGTGGTTCTTGGCGATCGAATGCGCGATCGACTGCAGCAGCATCGTCTTGCCGGTGCGCGGCGGGGCGACGATGAGCGCGCGCTGGCCTTTGCCCATCGGCGTCACGAGATCCATGACGCGCGACGACATGTCGCCGGGGACCTCGAGCTTCAGACGCTCCATCGGGTAGAGCGGCGTCAGGTTGTCGAAGAAGATCTTGTTGCGCGCGACTTCCGGGTGCTCGAAGTTGACCGCTTCGACCTTGATCAGGGCGAAGTAGCGCTCGCCGTCCTTCGGCTGGCGGACCTGGCCGGAGACCGTGTCGCCGGTCCGCAGGTCGAAACGCCGGATCTGCGAAGGCGAGACGTAGATGTCGTCCGGGCCCGGGAGGTAGTTGTATTCAGGGGCGCGCAGGAAGCCGAAGCCGTCCGGCAGGCACTCGAGAACGCCCTCGGCGAAGATCAGTCCGGAGGACTTGGTCTGCGCCTCGAGGATCTTGAAGATGAGCTCCTGCTTGCGCAGGCCCGCCGCGCCTTCGACCCCGAGGTCCTTGGCCGCGGTGGTGAGCTCGGCGATCGACATCTCCTTGAGAGCGCGGATGTCGAGCATCTGCTTGCCGTTGCCGTTCGTGCCGTTGCCGGTCGGCACGGGTTCCGACCCTACGTCGAGAGGCAGTTCAAGGGGTTCCGTGGGGGCCTTCGGCATGTTCTTTCTTCCTCTTCTGCTGCGGCGCGGTTTGCTCCGCGAGAAATTCTGCGATGGATTTCCAGAGTTCACGGACACCCTCCCCTGTTTGGGCGGAGACGGCCAGGATCGCCGTCGGTTCTCCGATCTGCAGCGCGTCGGCGATCTGTTTCATACGCCGGGCGCGCTCTCCTCGTTTCACGTCGTCGACCTTGGTGGCGACGGCCAACGCTCTCAATCCCAACCCTGCAAAGTACTCTCCAGCCTGCTCGTCGAGGGCCGTCGCGCCGACTCTCGCGTCCACCAGGTGAACCACGATGCGCTGCGGATGAGGGGTCCGCAGGTAGTCGTTGATGATCTCGGCCCACAGGCTCCTGGCCTCCTTGGAGGCCTTCGCGTAGCCGAAGCCCGGGAGATCGACGAAGTAGAACGAGCCGTTGACCCGGAAGTAGTTGACCAGCTGGGTCCGGCCGGGAGTGGAGCTCGTGCGCGCCAACTTCCGGCCCAGGAGCCTGTTCAGCAGGCTCGACTTGCCGACATTCGAGCGCCCGGCGAAGGCGATCTCCGGCAACTCGTCGAACATGAAACTCTCACTACCCGCCGCCGACTTGATGAACTCCGACTTTTCGATCTTCAGTGCGGACTCCGGAGCACATCGGGAATTTTCGCAGCCACTTCGGACCGCCGCCAGGTCGCTCTTCGAGCTCGGCATCCTCGGGACCGGGGCGGATACGGCAGAGAGCCTCGGGCCCTCGAACCCACTCGGGCGCCGGTATCGG
This portion of the Thermoanaerobaculia bacterium genome encodes:
- the rho gene encoding transcription termination factor Rho, which gives rise to MPKAPTEPLELPLDVGSEPVPTGNGTNGNGKQMLDIRALKEMSIAELTTAAKDLGVEGAAGLRKQELIFKILEAQTKSSGLIFAEGVLECLPDGFGFLRAPEYNYLPGPDDIYVSPSQIRRFDLRTGDTVSGQVRQPKDGERYFALIKVEAVNFEHPEVARNKIFFDNLTPLYPMERLKLEVPGDMSSRVMDLVTPMGKGQRALIVAPPRTGKTMLLQSIAHSIAKNHPEVALIVLLIDERPEEVTDMQRSVQGEVISSTFDEPATRHVQVAEMVIEKAKRLVEHKKDVVILLDSITRLARAYNTVQPPSGKVLSGGIDANALHRPKRFFGAARNIEEGGSLTIIATALVDTGSRMDDVIFEEFKGTGNCEIHLDRKLVDKRTFPALDINKSGTRKEELLMPEDELRRVWVLRKVLNPLSVVESMELLLDKLSKAKTNLDFLNAMSK
- a CDS encoding YihA family ribosome biogenesis GTP-binding protein, translating into MPSSKSDLAAVRSGCENSRCAPESALKIEKSEFIKSAAGSESFMFDELPEIAFAGRSNVGKSSLLNRLLGRKLARTSSTPGRTQLVNYFRVNGSFYFVDLPGFGYAKASKEARSLWAEIINDYLRTPHPQRIVVHLVDARVGATALDEQAGEYFAGLGLRALAVATKVDDVKRGERARRMKQIADALQIGEPTAILAVSAQTGEGVRELWKSIAEFLAEQTAPQQKRKKEHAEGPHGTP